From one Nycticebus coucang isolate mNycCou1 chromosome 14, mNycCou1.pri, whole genome shotgun sequence genomic stretch:
- the LOC128565523 gene encoding olfactory receptor 56A4 — MASHSNHSTVPISEFLLICFPNFQSWQHWLSLPLSLLFILAMGANATLLITIWLEAALHQPMYYLLSLLSLLDIVLCLTVIPKVLAIFWFDLRSISFSACFLQMFIMNSFLTMESCTFMVMAYDRYVAICHPLRYPSIITERFVVRAAIFVISRNALISLPVPILSSRLSYCAGNIINNCICTNLSVSKLSCEDITVNRLYQFVAGWTLLGSDLILIVLSYSFILKVVLRIKAEGAVAKALNTCVSHFILILFFSTVLLVLVITNLARKRIPPDVPILLNILHHLIPPALNPIVYGVRTKEIKQGIQNLLRRL; from the coding sequence atggcatcacacagcaaccACTCCACTGTCCCCATCTCTGAATTCCTCCTCATCTGCTTCCCCAACTTCCAGAGTTGGCAGCACTGGCTGTCCCTGCCCCTCAGTCTCCTCTTCATCCTGGCCATGGGGGCCAACGCCACCCTCCTGATCACCATCTGGCTGGAGGCTGCTCTGCACCAGCCCATGTACTATCTGCTCAgcctcctctccctgctggaCATTGTGCTCTGCCTCACCGTCATCCCCAAGGTCCTGGCCATCTTCTGGTTTGACCTCAGGTCTATCAGTTTTTCTGCCTGCTTCCTCCAGATGTTCATCATGAACAGTTTCCTGACCATGGAGTCCTGCACATTCATGGTCATGGCCtatgaccgctatgtggccatctgccACCCACTGCGGTACCCATCCATCATCACGGAGCGGTTTGTGGTTAGGGCTGCCATCTTTGTTATATCCCGGAATGCCCTTATTTCTCTTCCGGTTCCCATCCTTTCTTCCCGACTCAGTTACTGTGCAGGGAACATCATTAACAACTGCATCTGCACTAACCTGTCTGTTTCCAAACTCTCTTGTGAAGACATCACTGTTAACAGGCTCTATCAGTTTGTGGCAGGCTGGACTCTGCTGGGCTCTGACCTGATCCTTATTGTTCTCTCTTACtcttttatcttgaaagttgtacTAAGGATCAAGGCTGAGGGTGCTGTGGCCAAAGCCCTGAACACATGTGTTTCGCACTTCATCCTCATCCTCTTCTTCAGCACAGTCCTGCTGGTTCTGGTGATCACCAACCTGGCCAGGAAGAGAATTCCCCCAGATGTTCCCATCCTGCTCAATATCCTGCACCACCTCATCCCTCCAGCTCTGAACCCCATTGTTTATGGTGTGAGAACCAAGGAGATCAAACAGGGAATCCAGAACCTCTTGAGAAGGCTGTGA
- the LOC128565501 gene encoding olfactory receptor 56A4-like, whose translation MASPSNHSTVSISEFFLICFPNFQSWQHWLSLPLSLLFLLAMGANATLLITIQLEATLHQPMYYLLSLLSLLDIVLCLTVIPKVLAIFWFDFRAISFSACFLQMFIMNSFLTMESCTFMVMAYDRYVAICYPLRYPSIITEKFVVRAAIFVVARNGLLTMPIPILSSRLSYCAGNIINNCICTNLSVSKLSCEDITFNRLYQFVVGWTLLGSDLILIVLSYSFILKVVLRIKAEGAVAKALNTCVSHFILILFFSTVLLVLVITNLARKRIPPDVPILLNILHHLIPPALNPIVYGVRTKDIRQGIQKLLKRL comes from the coding sequence ATGGCATCACCCAGCAACCACTCCACTGTCTCCATCTCTGAATTCTTCCTCATCTGCTTTCCCAACTTCCAGAGTTGGCAGCACTGGCTGtccctgcctctcagcctcctcttcctcctggccATGGGGGCCAACGCTACCCTCCTGATCACCATCCAGCTTGAGGCCACTCTACACCAGCCCATGTACTATCTGCTCAgcctcctctccctgctggatatcGTGCTCTGCCTCACCGTCATCCCCAAGGTCCTGGCCATCTTCTGGTTCGACTTCAGGGCTATCAGTTTTTCTGCCTGCTTCCTCCAGATGTTCATCATGAACAGTTTCCTGACCATGGAGTCCTGCACATTCATGGTCATGGCCtatgaccgctatgtggccatctgctACCCACTGCGGTACCCATCCATCATCACGGAGAAGTTCGTGGTTAGGGCTGCCATCTTTGTTGTGGCCCGGAATGGACTTCTTACTATGCCTATCCCCATCCTTTCTTCCCGACTCAGTTACTGTGCAGGGAACATCATTAACAACTGCATCTGCACTAACCTGTCTGTTTCCAAACTCTCTTGTGAAGACATCACTTTTAATAGGCTCTACCAGTTTGTAGTAGGCTGGACCCTGCTGGGCTCTGACCTGATCCTTATTGTTCTCTCTTACtcttttatcttgaaagttgtacTAAGGATCAAGGCTGAGGGTGCTGTGGCCAAAGCCCTGAACACCTGTGTTTCGCACTTCATCCTCATCCTCTTCTTCAGCACAGTCCTGCTGGTTCTGGTGATCACCAACCTGGCCAGGAAGAGAATTCCCCCAGATGTTCCCATCCTGCTCAATATCCTACACCACCTCATCCCTCCAGCTCTGAACCCCATTGTTTATGGTGTGAGAACCAAGGACATCAGGCAGGGAATACAGAAACTGCTGAAAAGGTTGTAA